The Halobacillus amylolyticus nucleotide sequence TAAGAGAATCGAGGTGCAGTTAAGAAAGTATGAACGATCTACGGAGCAAACGATCCGAATAGGCCATTTAAATATTGAGCAACATGTCATTATGAATAGAGAAACGAACGAAGAAATTATTTTGACAGGGAAGCAATTTTACATATTCCGTTTTTTCCTTAAGCATTTAAACCAAATCTTAACAAAGGAACAATTATATGAGGGGGTATGGCAGGAGCCTTATCGTGAAGGCGATAAGGTGTTAATGGTCCATATCAGACATTTAAGGGAAAAAGTAGAGAAAGATCCGTCCAATCCCATTATTATTGAAACAATACGCGGAATCGGCTATCGGGTGAGAGCATGAAGAAATGGCTAAAATCGCTGCAAGCAAAATATTTACTCCTTATCTTGCTTGCTTTCCTTGCATTGCCTATATCTTTCCCGTTTGTATCTATGGTTGTCTACCTACCAGCCACCCTTTTGGAAGAACCGAATGAGCCATATGGAAACCATTCGACCTTTGAAGCTAGGTGGAATAAAGAAGCAGATGCCTTAAGCGGGGCGGAAGATGAGCAGGTGAGTGCACGGCTTTATGAACTGTACGAGGAGTTTCCAGATGCATCCATGTTTTGGGTGAACGAACAGGGAGAAACAATGGAAACCGTAAATTATGAGGACTCATTGCCTGAGCAATGGTCATCGTCATACACTGTTCAATTTATGAAAAACAACTATGACAATGATCCGTTTACTGTCGTTTCGTTTATTGGGGAGTCAGAAGAAAATCAAGGTTTCATGGTAGTCCAGCTTGATCGTGAATTCATCGGCCCCCCGATTACACAATTAAGCAGTTTTTACAACTACGTCTTTGGTGCTGTTATCCTCTTGTTTATGAGCGTATTTGTTTTTCTATCATGGCTATTTTTTAAAAAGTTCCATAAGAGGCTTGTAAGATTGCAAGATGCAATGGAACGAAAAGGAGAAGCGGGTATTCCTTTCCCCGTAAAAAGGTCGAACGATGATGAAATCGGTCAACTGGAAGAAAGTTTTAATCATATGATCCATGAGCTCGAAGAAAGTCGGCAGCGCGAGCAACAAGAAGAGAAAATCCGTCGGGAATTGATTGCTAATTTGTCCCATGATTTGCGTACGCCATTGACGACGATCAGAGCAGCATTGAATGGGGTCAGCCCGGAAGTAACAAGTGAACAGGGGCGGAACAAGTTACTGTCCGTCAATAATAAAATCGACTATGTGAGTGAACTGATCGATAATTTATTTTCATTCACCCTTTTGACAGGGAAAAAGTACCCTTATCATCCAGAAAAAATGGAGATGAACCGTTTTATTAGAGAAACAGCTGCACACTGGTATCCAGCGTTAGAAGAGCATGAGATAGAGGTCGATGTGCAAACATTAGATACGCCAATTTATTGGAATGTTGATCCCAAGTGGATGGAGCGCGTGTTTGATAACCTTTTGCAGAATCTTGTGAGGTATGCCTCTGATGGAAGGTATGCTGGATTGGTCGTCACCCATGATACGATAACGGTTGAGGACAACGGTCCAGGGATGGAAAGAACTGCAGATCGGCAGGGGGCAGGAATCGGTTTGTCGATTGTTGAATTAATGACCCGGGAAATGAATGTGAAATTAGCGATAGAAACCAATAAACAAGGTACAAAAGTGAATATCACTAAAAAGGACGCCGATGCTTAAACAGCAGGCGTCCTATTTTAACAGCAGGGAGCGGATAAGGAAGTAGAAAGTCACCCCTAAGGTTCCTCCAAGCGTAATAATCATGGGCCATAATCCTAGACTTTCCTGATAACCGAGGCCGATCTGAATGCTGGCCCAAGTTAAATAAGAGAAGGTTAGAACAATGACGAGTTTTAACATACTCAGCATCAGCACGGCATTTTTATATTGAGCTCCGGCGTTGTTTTCATTTATATTGACGATGTAATTATGCACGTGAGGATATTTTTCAAGCATTGTAAAGGTTACCCAGATGAATAGAGAAATAATAGGAAGAGCCACAACAGACCACTTCCCACCATATCGATCAGGTTCTCCACTTACACTAAAATGAACAGGTATGGTATCGGGGATGCGAGTCCAGACGATAAACAAATAAATAAAGGCAACAACAATGGCGAGAAAGGAAAGCAGGGTAGAGAATTTTTCGAATGTAGAGGCAGGCAATTTAATTCGGGGTTGGTTTTTCATCGTGTGTTAACCTCCTTCATTATAATGTACGGATGAAACTTGTAAAAGGTTTCCTGAAATTTAAACCAAATTTAAACAAACCTTGAGTTTCATTTAAATAAGGGTGTGTAACATGGGTGTAGAGGTGATGAGTGGTGAATGAAACGATTATTCAAACCCATGGATTGTTAAAAACATTTAAACAGGCAAACGCAGTGGACCGTGTGGATATTACGATTAAAAAAGGGGAGATTTACGGATTCCTCGGTCCTAATGGCGCAGGGAAAACAACAACGATCAGAATGCTGCTGGGACTGATGAAGCCAAGTGGCGGAAGTATTCAGGTGTTTAACAAAGATTTAAAGAATCACAAGATTGATATTCTTCGCAAGGTAGGTTCTCTCGTTGAGTCCCCGTCCTACTATGAACATTTAAGTGGTAAAGAAAACCTGGAAACATTGCGAAAGCTTTTGCAAGTACCAAAGGAGCGAATTGACCATGTATTATCTGTTGTTCGTTTGACAAAAGATGCCCACAGGCTTGTGAAAGAATATTCGCTCGGCATGAAGCAGCGTTTAGGCATTGCTTCGGCCTTACTCGGAGATCCAGAATTGCTTATTTTGGATGAGCCAACGAATGGCCTTGATCCTTCCGGGATACATGAGATGAGGGAATTAATCAAATCGATGCCAGAAACGTATGGGATTACCGTGATGATCTCAAGCCATTTACTGAGTGAGATTGATCAGATGGCGACACAAGTTGGAATCATTTCGAAAGGAAGAATGATTTATCAGGATTCAATTGAAAAGTTAAGGAGCAAAGCTCGTCCGCACATTCGTCTGAGGGTAGGGAACGGGGCTGTGGCCAAATCGAAACTGCTTAAATCAGGATATGTGGTTGAGAGTGATGACGATTATATTTATATGGAAGATGGAAGAGATGAATACATTTCGGAACTTGTAGCCACATTGGTAAACCAGCGGATTCCTGTTTATCGCATTGAGGAACAACGCCAGTCTCTCGAGGATATTTTTCTGGATCTGACAAGGGAAGGGAGCGGGTCACATGCTGCCCATTCTGCGAGCTGATTTATTAAAAGTAAAGCGGAAATGGTTTTGGCTGCTTGTGTTCTTAGGGCCATTTGGGGTGATAGCTCTTCAAGGGGTGAACTATGGGGTACGCTATGACTGGATCATGCAGAATTACCCTGATCGATGGGGGACGTTAATTCAGTTCGTCAACATGTTCGTCTGTCCAG carries:
- a CDS encoding response regulator transcription factor, giving the protein MMHILYLEDDTEIGEWVTQKLTERNYKTTWLTSGIDLPENFSLYDLVILDVMLPGLDGFSIGRRVKRNDSTIPIIMLSARTSIDDKLEGLEFADDYMTKPFHPEELIKRIEVQLRKYERSTEQTIRIGHLNIEQHVIMNRETNEEIILTGKQFYIFRFFLKHLNQILTKEQLYEGVWQEPYREGDKVLMVHIRHLREKVEKDPSNPIIIETIRGIGYRVRA
- a CDS encoding sensor histidine kinase; translated protein: MKKWLKSLQAKYLLLILLAFLALPISFPFVSMVVYLPATLLEEPNEPYGNHSTFEARWNKEADALSGAEDEQVSARLYELYEEFPDASMFWVNEQGETMETVNYEDSLPEQWSSSYTVQFMKNNYDNDPFTVVSFIGESEENQGFMVVQLDREFIGPPITQLSSFYNYVFGAVILLFMSVFVFLSWLFFKKFHKRLVRLQDAMERKGEAGIPFPVKRSNDDEIGQLEESFNHMIHELEESRQREQQEEKIRRELIANLSHDLRTPLTTIRAALNGVSPEVTSEQGRNKLLSVNNKIDYVSELIDNLFSFTLLTGKKYPYHPEKMEMNRFIRETAAHWYPALEEHEIEVDVQTLDTPIYWNVDPKWMERVFDNLLQNLVRYASDGRYAGLVVTHDTITVEDNGPGMERTADRQGAGIGLSIVELMTREMNVKLAIETNKQGTKVNITKKDADA
- a CDS encoding DUF1648 domain-containing protein, which gives rise to MKNQPRIKLPASTFEKFSTLLSFLAIVVAFIYLFIVWTRIPDTIPVHFSVSGEPDRYGGKWSVVALPIISLFIWVTFTMLEKYPHVHNYIVNINENNAGAQYKNAVLMLSMLKLVIVLTFSYLTWASIQIGLGYQESLGLWPMIITLGGTLGVTFYFLIRSLLLK
- a CDS encoding ABC transporter ATP-binding protein, with amino-acid sequence MNETIIQTHGLLKTFKQANAVDRVDITIKKGEIYGFLGPNGAGKTTTIRMLLGLMKPSGGSIQVFNKDLKNHKIDILRKVGSLVESPSYYEHLSGKENLETLRKLLQVPKERIDHVLSVVRLTKDAHRLVKEYSLGMKQRLGIASALLGDPELLILDEPTNGLDPSGIHEMRELIKSMPETYGITVMISSHLLSEIDQMATQVGIISKGRMIYQDSIEKLRSKARPHIRLRVGNGAVAKSKLLKSGYVVESDDDYIYMEDGRDEYISELVATLVNQRIPVYRIEEQRQSLEDIFLDLTREGSGSHAAHSAS